A section of the Planctomycetota bacterium genome encodes:
- a CDS encoding methyltransferase domain-containing protein: protein MRTRDRRPELMDDPGIDPAEHRRALRALSRLNAVSGVASSIRPHLLELAARHRPVRWLDVATGAGDIPVAVGAWCARRGIALDAHACDISPVALSHASRRAQDVGVSLTFHEADAIRGELPEGFHLATCNLFLHHVDEADVVRVLRALARSGARVLVNDLRRTRLGLALAWAASRVGTRSRVVHIDAVRSVRGAFTSRELGAMADEAGMRGHRIRHVWPQRMQLEWNRPS from the coding sequence GTGCGTACCCGCGACCGGCGCCCGGAACTGATGGACGATCCGGGCATCGACCCTGCCGAACACCGCCGGGCGCTGCGGGCCCTCTCACGTCTGAACGCTGTTTCGGGCGTGGCCTCGTCGATCCGCCCGCACCTCCTCGAGCTCGCCGCCCGCCACCGGCCCGTGCGATGGCTCGACGTGGCGACCGGCGCGGGCGACATCCCCGTCGCAGTCGGGGCGTGGTGCGCCCGGCGGGGCATCGCGCTCGACGCGCACGCGTGCGACATCTCGCCCGTAGCGCTCTCGCACGCGTCGCGGCGCGCGCAGGACGTCGGGGTTTCACTCACATTCCATGAGGCCGACGCAATCCGGGGTGAACTGCCGGAGGGCTTTCACCTGGCGACGTGCAACCTGTTCCTGCACCATGTCGACGAGGCGGACGTCGTCCGTGTGCTGCGAGCGCTTGCTCGCAGCGGCGCGCGGGTGCTCGTGAACGACCTGCGCCGCACGCGGCTCGGGCTGGCGTTGGCGTGGGCGGCGTCGCGCGTCGGCACGCGCTCGCGGGTGGTGCACATCGACGCCGTGCGATCGGTGCGCGGGGCGTTCACGTCGCGCGAACTGGGCGCGATGGCGGACGAGGCGGGAATGCGGGGGCATCGCATCCGCCATGTCTGGCCGCAGCGAATGCAACTGGAGTGGAACCGCCCGTCATGA
- a CDS encoding FAD-dependent monooxygenase, protein MTLAPSMSPAVPTSVEATPLEHAAMQRWDAIVIGAGPAGALAAVHLARAGARTLLINRDPLPRRKVCGGCLSDAGAALVREACGPDALRDHPTLGEFALRVRGRSLRATVTPFVSIPRADLDACVAGAAVRAGATFVVARARCIATGVVEADDGAGVHALRGGVVIAADGLAGSSLSHDPRFAWRVARGPRVGLGAIAPADGLPVRDGAITMLCARAGYVGIAPLRDGRASVAAAVNPATIRARGPAGALGAIAASCGVDPAPFERLTLAGTPALTRMRRRVEGDRLLLVGDAAGYVEPFTGEGMTWALRCGAACVPVALEMLHARAPAGAWTSHLRRLLAPARLRCRVVSLGVRSAPVLAGVVHAAGAVAPGIVNAIARRMSRPVFMGALAGTRG, encoded by the coding sequence ATGACCCTCGCCCCCTCGATGTCGCCCGCCGTGCCCACGTCGGTCGAGGCCACGCCGCTCGAGCACGCCGCCATGCAACGGTGGGACGCGATTGTCATCGGCGCTGGCCCGGCGGGCGCGCTCGCGGCGGTGCACCTGGCCCGCGCGGGCGCGCGCACGCTGCTCATCAACCGCGATCCGCTGCCCCGGCGCAAGGTCTGCGGCGGGTGCCTGTCCGACGCCGGCGCCGCGCTGGTGCGTGAGGCGTGCGGGCCGGACGCGCTGCGCGACCATCCCACGCTCGGCGAGTTCGCGCTGCGCGTGCGAGGCCGCTCGCTGCGCGCGACGGTGACGCCCTTCGTGTCGATCCCTCGCGCGGACCTGGACGCGTGCGTGGCCGGCGCGGCGGTGCGCGCGGGCGCGACGTTCGTCGTCGCGCGGGCGCGCTGCATCGCGACGGGCGTCGTCGAGGCCGACGACGGCGCCGGCGTGCATGCCCTGCGAGGCGGCGTGGTGATCGCGGCCGACGGGCTGGCGGGGTCATCCCTTTCGCACGACCCCCGATTCGCGTGGCGCGTCGCGCGCGGGCCACGCGTGGGGCTGGGCGCGATCGCGCCAGCGGACGGCCTTCCCGTGCGGGACGGCGCGATCACCATGCTGTGCGCCCGCGCGGGCTACGTCGGCATCGCGCCGCTGCGCGACGGGCGCGCATCGGTCGCGGCGGCGGTCAACCCCGCCACGATCCGCGCCCGCGGGCCCGCCGGGGCGCTCGGCGCCATCGCCGCGTCGTGCGGCGTGGACCCCGCGCCGTTCGAACGCCTGACGCTCGCCGGCACGCCCGCGCTCACCCGCATGCGCCGGCGCGTCGAGGGCGACCGGCTGCTCCTGGTCGGCGACGCCGCGGGCTACGTCGAGCCCTTCACCGGCGAGGGCATGACCTGGGCGCTGCGGTGCGGGGCGGCGTGCGTGCCCGTGGCGCTCGAGATGCTGCACGCCCGCGCCCCGGCGGGCGCGTGGACCTCGCACCTGCGCCGCCTGCTCGCCCCTGCGCGCCTTCGCTGCCGGGTGGTGTCATTGGGCGTGCGCAGCGCGCCGGTCCTGGCCGGCGTCGTGCACGCCGCGGGCGCCGTGGCGCCGGGGATCGTCAACGCGATCGCGCGGCGTATGTCGCGACCGGTGTTCATGGGCGCGCTCGCGGGGACGCGCGGGTGA
- a CDS encoding type III polyketide synthase translates to MTATLRAIGTCVPEHALTRAEAARLAGEISGADERRARMLRALADRTGIDRRGLTIADGTGGQSFYRAGRPPTTGERMEAYRGASLGMAEPACRDALRRAGVDASSVTHVVVASCTGFGAPGIDQALMRGLGIPRDARRTIVGFMGCHGAINALAVGAAFTHADPDAVVLVCAVEVCGLHFSFDDEPDHVLANTLFADGAAAAILTGRPAPGCPHICSTASVLIPDSHTLMRWDIGDHGFRMRLSPKVPDVLATHVPAWIDGVLRDRGLARADVGGWAIHPGGPRIVDVLRESLGLRDDQVEPSRKVLRSHGNMSSATVLFILRDLWARDAATPWVGMAFGPGLAGEAVVLGAPQKASAP, encoded by the coding sequence GTGACGGCCACCCTGCGAGCGATCGGGACGTGCGTGCCCGAGCACGCGCTCACGCGCGCCGAGGCCGCGCGACTGGCGGGCGAGATCTCCGGCGCCGACGAGCGCCGCGCGCGGATGCTGCGCGCCCTGGCCGACCGAACGGGGATCGACCGTCGCGGGCTGACGATCGCCGACGGCACGGGCGGGCAGTCGTTCTACCGCGCGGGGCGCCCGCCGACCACGGGCGAGCGCATGGAGGCCTACCGCGGGGCGAGCCTGGGCATGGCCGAGCCGGCGTGCCGCGACGCGCTGCGGCGTGCGGGCGTCGACGCCTCGTCCGTCACGCACGTCGTGGTCGCGTCGTGCACCGGGTTCGGCGCGCCGGGGATCGACCAGGCGCTGATGCGCGGGCTCGGCATTCCGCGCGACGCGCGACGCACGATCGTCGGGTTCATGGGGTGCCACGGCGCGATCAACGCCCTGGCCGTGGGCGCCGCGTTCACGCACGCCGACCCCGACGCCGTCGTGCTCGTGTGCGCGGTCGAGGTCTGCGGGCTGCACTTCTCGTTCGACGATGAGCCCGATCATGTCCTCGCCAACACGCTCTTCGCCGACGGCGCCGCGGCCGCAATCCTCACCGGGCGCCCCGCGCCGGGATGCCCGCACATCTGTTCGACCGCCAGCGTGCTCATCCCGGATTCACACACCCTCATGCGCTGGGACATCGGCGACCACGGCTTTCGGATGCGGCTGTCGCCCAAGGTGCCCGACGTGCTCGCGACCCACGTCCCCGCCTGGATCGACGGCGTGCTGCGCGACCGAGGCCTCGCCCGCGCGGACGTCGGCGGGTGGGCGATCCACCCGGGCGGCCCGCGCATCGTCGACGTGCTGCGAGAATCGCTCGGGCTCCGCGACGATCAGGTCGAGCCCTCACGCAAGGTGCTCCGCAGCCACGGGAACATGTCGTCCGCGACGGTGCTGTTCATCTTGCGCGACCTCTGGGCGCGCGACGCCGCCACGCCCTGGGTCGGCATGGCGTTCGGCCCCGGGCTCGCGGGCGAGGCGGTCGTGCTCGGCGCGCCACAGAAGGCGAGTGCTCCCTGA
- the ahcY gene encoding adenosylhomocysteinase, with protein sequence MTTAAAKPVTPSTVRTDAPDFKVRDLSLATLGRHEIRLAEHEMPGLMALREKYGPGKPLAGARIAGSLHMTVQTAVLIETLVELGADVRWASCNIFSTQDSAAAAVAVGRHGTPEAPRGTPVFAWKGETLDEYWWCTDQIFNFAGGQGPNMLLDDGGDATLLVHKGFEFEGAGKVPAFDEANDPEEWGVILKLLRQDQANKPGRWTRVIQGIKGVSEETTTGVHRLYDMQKSGKLMFPAINVNDSATKSKFDNLYGCRHSLVDGLNRATDVMLSGKVAVVLGYGDVGKGCCQALKGQGARVVVTEIDPICALQAAMEGYQVVTLEDVLGTADIFITATGNRNVITVDHMRAMKDKAIVANIGHFDNEIDMAGLAKHPGVKRVNIKPQYDEFVFPAAGAGGREKSILILAEGRLMNLGCATGHPSFVMSASFTNQVVAQMDLWANAQGKPTMAGIKYETGKVYTLPKKLDEMVARLHLEKLGVRLTTLRDDQASYLGVPKDGPYKPDHYRY encoded by the coding sequence ATGACCACCGCAGCCGCCAAGCCCGTGACGCCCTCCACCGTTCGCACCGACGCGCCCGACTTCAAGGTGCGCGACCTGTCGCTCGCCACGCTCGGGCGCCACGAGATCCGCCTTGCCGAGCACGAGATGCCCGGGCTGATGGCGCTCCGCGAGAAGTACGGCCCGGGCAAGCCCCTCGCGGGCGCCCGCATCGCCGGCTCGCTGCACATGACCGTGCAGACGGCGGTGCTGATCGAGACGCTCGTCGAGCTCGGCGCGGACGTGCGCTGGGCGTCGTGCAACATCTTCAGCACGCAGGACTCCGCCGCCGCCGCGGTCGCGGTGGGGCGGCACGGCACTCCCGAGGCCCCGCGCGGGACGCCCGTCTTCGCCTGGAAGGGCGAGACGCTGGACGAGTACTGGTGGTGCACCGACCAGATCTTCAACTTCGCCGGCGGGCAGGGGCCCAACATGCTCCTCGACGACGGGGGCGACGCCACGCTGCTCGTGCACAAGGGCTTTGAGTTCGAGGGCGCCGGCAAGGTGCCCGCGTTCGACGAGGCCAACGACCCCGAGGAGTGGGGCGTGATCCTCAAACTCCTCCGCCAGGACCAGGCGAACAAGCCCGGGCGCTGGACGCGCGTCATCCAGGGCATCAAGGGCGTGTCGGAAGAGACCACCACCGGCGTGCACCGCCTCTACGACATGCAGAAGAGCGGGAAGCTCATGTTCCCCGCGATCAACGTGAACGACAGCGCCACCAAGAGCAAGTTCGACAACCTCTACGGCTGCCGGCACTCGCTGGTCGACGGGCTCAACCGCGCGACCGACGTGATGCTGAGCGGAAAGGTCGCGGTCGTGCTGGGCTACGGCGACGTGGGCAAGGGCTGCTGCCAGGCGCTCAAGGGCCAGGGCGCCCGCGTGGTGGTGACGGAGATCGACCCGATCTGCGCGCTCCAGGCCGCCATGGAGGGGTACCAGGTCGTGACGCTCGAGGACGTGCTGGGCACGGCGGACATCTTCATCACCGCCACGGGCAACAGAAACGTGATCACCGTCGACCACATGCGCGCGATGAAGGACAAGGCGATCGTCGCGAACATCGGGCACTTCGACAACGAGATCGACATGGCCGGGCTGGCGAAGCACCCGGGCGTGAAGCGCGTGAACATCAAGCCCCAGTACGACGAGTTCGTCTTCCCCGCCGCCGGAGCGGGCGGGCGCGAGAAGTCGATCCTCATCCTCGCCGAGGGCCGCCTGATGAACCTGGGCTGCGCCACCGGGCACCCCTCGTTCGTGATGTCCGCGTCGTTCACGAACCAGGTCGTCGCGCAGATGGACCTGTGGGCGAACGCGCAGGGCAAGCCGACGATGGCCGGCATCAAGTACGAGACGGGCAAGGTCTACACGCTGCCCAAGAAGCTCGACGAGATGGTCGCCCGCCTGCACCTCGAGAAGCTCGGCGTGCGCCTCACCACGCTCCGCGACGACCAGGCGTCGTACCTCGGCGTGCCGAAGGACGGCCCGTACAAGCCCGACCACTACCGCTATTGA
- a CDS encoding metalloregulator ArsR/SmtB family transcription factor — MKARRESSLLDRLASLSEVARLRLLRLVEMQELSVGEIAQVLQLPQSTVSRHLKTLADAGWLVRRQEGTASYFSLVPDELSPEARTLWSAVRDQIGGDADLADDLRRLKGVLAERRTDSQAFFGRHAGEWDTLRAELFGGRFTSVALLSLIHRDWVIADLGCGTGNASEFLAPFVERVYAVDLSGPMLDAARKRLDHVANVDFVEAGLEQTGLPDACVDAAVCVLVLHHIDHPDQALAEIRRILRRERSGGKVLIVDMIEHEREEYRRLMGHKKLGFSREEILGLMQAAGFADCVYHELPGDPGAKGPGLFAATGRVK; from the coding sequence ATGAAAGCCCGCCGCGAATCATCTCTGCTTGACCGGCTCGCCTCGCTCAGCGAGGTTGCGCGGCTGCGTCTGCTGCGCCTTGTGGAGATGCAGGAGCTGTCGGTGGGCGAGATCGCCCAGGTGCTGCAGCTCCCGCAATCGACGGTGAGCCGGCACCTCAAGACCCTGGCCGACGCGGGCTGGCTGGTGCGGCGGCAGGAGGGCACGGCGAGCTACTTCAGCCTCGTGCCCGACGAGTTGTCGCCCGAGGCGCGCACGCTGTGGTCGGCGGTGCGCGATCAGATCGGGGGCGATGCCGATCTGGCCGACGATCTCCGCCGCCTCAAGGGCGTGCTGGCCGAGCGGCGAACGGACAGTCAGGCGTTTTTCGGGCGTCACGCGGGCGAGTGGGACACGCTGCGGGCCGAGCTCTTCGGCGGGCGGTTCACGAGCGTGGCGCTGCTGAGCCTCATCCACCGCGACTGGGTCATCGCCGACCTGGGCTGCGGGACGGGGAACGCGTCGGAGTTTCTCGCGCCGTTCGTGGAGCGCGTGTACGCGGTGGATCTGTCGGGCCCGATGCTGGACGCGGCCCGCAAGCGTCTTGATCACGTGGCGAACGTGGACTTTGTCGAGGCGGGGCTCGAGCAAACCGGGCTGCCCGACGCGTGCGTCGACGCCGCGGTCTGCGTGCTGGTGCTGCACCACATCGATCACCCGGACCAGGCGCTGGCGGAGATCCGGCGGATCCTGCGTCGGGAGCGATCGGGCGGGAAGGTGCTCATCGTGGACATGATCGAGCACGAGCGTGAGGAATACCGCCGCCTGATGGGGCACAAGAAGCTGGGATTCTCGCGCGAGGAGATCCTGGGGCTGATGCAGGCGGCGGGGTTCGCCGATTGCGTGTACCACGAACTCCCGGGCGATCCGGGCGCCAAGGGTCCCGGGTTGTTCGCCGCCACGGGACGAGTGAAGTAG